Within Wyeomyia smithii strain HCP4-BCI-WySm-NY-G18 chromosome 2, ASM2978416v1, whole genome shotgun sequence, the genomic segment ACCggatcatcggcgaagccactgGTGAGCGCATATCACTCAGTTTGCGTGATTCGGAGCGACGGAAGGACCCACACACATCTACCTACAACCTACCAGAGGACCATACTTGAGACTCCAGATGATGCTGAAAGCATTTCTGTAAGTAAAACACTTTTAAACTAAATCTAAACATAATTCAATCGTCACTTTTCATCGAGACTAGTTGCCGATTGAATACCACATATCACAACGAAGTGTGTGAAactcaaaataaatttgtgaagCTAGTGCAAGTGTGAGCGCATATCTAACTTAAAACTGGTTCGCATATTGTTTAGTTCCCATAACAAGTGAACAAACAAAtctcacttcatttaaaatggaGCGTGAACTTATGATCTCCCCAGACCTCATGCCAGCACCAGAACTGGACGAGTTAGGAGACCATCAAAATGCACCACCACAGGTGCAACAACAAGAAATAACAGTGGAGCAATTGCTTCAACATATTAGAAACCTGACTGACACCCAGCAGGATCTTGTTTCAACCATTAGGCAAATGAAAGCCAAAGCAGATGATCCATTCCTGCAATTTCAGACACCCGATCCGATTAAAAACTTACCAACTTTTAACggtaataaaaaagaaacgaGTGCATGGCTCGAAGACGCTGAGAACACACTCGGTTTGTTCGAACGGTATCGTGGCCAGGCAGTATACTCTCAACTCGTTAGAGCAGTTAAGAACAAAATCATAGGGGAGGCAAAGGAAATCCTGATTGCCGCGGGTAACCCTAACAATTGGATCGACATTAAAGATGTCATCCTAAATTCTTTTGGAGATAGACGTGATCTCACGTCTCATATCCAGTCGCTATTCTACATAAATCAGGGCAAGAAAAGTTTGCCAGAGTACTACAATAAAATCAAGACCATCGACACTGCCATTAAATCCACGGCAGCGACGATGGATGATTACAGACATTCAACAAAAGCAATTAACAACCTCGTTAGTCTTATGACGCTTACCAGGTTTATTGATGGCTTAACAGATGACCTTTCAATGCACGTGAGAAGCTACAGGCCAGAATCTTTAGAGGAAGCCTACGCCATCACTACGCAGTATGCGAATGCAGCATACAGACGTACGCTGAATAAGAAGCCGACAATAGATAACATggacaaacaaagttttcataaTAGACAggcgaaacaaaacaattacaacaacaacGGCAACTCGCTTAATGCGAAACCTGCCAACTCCAATTCCAACAACCCAAACCATTCAAAAACATATGGGTCGGGAAAATTTAAAACGAGAAGCTCACCATCGGACGATGACGTCTCCATGAGGACGGCGAAATCTCGTGTCGAGGTGAATAACCACGACAATAAAACAGAACGCGAAAGCAAACTTGAGGAAAAACCTGACACCTCAAATCAGCTGGAGGAATCCGTTCTAGAGTCGGATGACGATGACTACTTCGTCGAAGACGAGCTAAATTTTCAGGTGAGCGAAGCACTATCAAGAATTAGAACCGAAACAAACGAAGAAGTCAACGTTAATACCTCAAGCGACGACTTAGAAACGGTCCACTCAGCGGACACTAGCGATGACTACTTTATAAGTTGCACGGAAAGACCAATTAATCTGTTCAAAACGCAATTGATCTTTGAAATTGGCAATATAgataccgatcttcatgaagagGTTTTCACAAAATTTCACAGATATACAATTGCTAGACCTCAATATACAGAGGTTGATATTGTGAACATCTTCAAAAACTATCTGAACCCCAAAGGAGTTAACTGCATAAAAGCTCCAGTTTCACTGCTACAATTAATTCAAGAAACctataaaacacatttttccactaataaaattttcaaagtatttaTTTCAGAAAAGCTGCTAGAAGACATCCGTCTAGATACCGAGCAAGATGAACTTATCGAACAAGTCCACGAATTTGGTCACAGGGGGATAAAGGAAAATAAGAAACAGATTCTCCAAAAATACTTCTTTCCCGAGCTTGAAAGgaaactgaaaatttttatcaCATCCTGTGATATTTGcaaacgtagcaaatatgacagAAAACCTCCAAAACTGATACAAAGAAGTACCTTTGGTGAAACTGTTTTTGACAGAATCCATATCGACGTCTTTTTCATGAAAGGTCATAAATGGCTCACAATCGTTGATTCATTTTCCAAATTCGCGAATATAATTGCACTCGAAACAAGAACCATTATTGACATGAAAAAAGCAATAACGGATCACATTAGACAGTTTGGAAGACCTGTAACGATTGTGTGCGATCAAGAACCTTCCTTTAAATCCATTGATTTTATCGGATTCCTAAACGATTTAGGAATAGTCGTTCATCACGCTAGTTCCTCCGAATCGAATGGCATTGTTGAAAGGTTTCACTCAACATTGATTGAGCTGTACAGAACTTTACACGCGAAGTACAAAGATTTGGCATTAAACGAAATAATGAATATTTTAACCGACATTTACAACAATACTTTTCATTCGGCAATTAATCAAAAACCACGCGATGTAATctttaacaaaacaaatattacaaatagcgaggaaatcgcaagaaattttgataaaattcaatCCGCGATAAAAGTTGAACTCAATAAGCGAAAGGAAGCACACGAgaataaatttgataaaaatgaaacaccaaaaactttaaatataaatgataaaaaatacataaaaattggTCAAAGACAAACCAAAGATCAAAACCTTTATAAAATTGCAACTGTTAAATCCAATGATGAATTCACTTTTACTGATGCAAACGATATTAAAATCCATAAAAACCGAATtaaaaactaaacatttaaACCATCCCTTTTTCCtttcagaataattttcatCGACACAATTAATGCTACCACATACAAAGAAATTCCCAACAGCAATGGACTGGttgcattcaaaatcaaaacagcaaGGATCAAAACTGGATATGACAGGACATTACACAAAATCAATCTTAGGTCGCTAGAAGACAAcgtaaaatatatagaaaaaattaCCCAGTCATTCAAAACAGTTGAACACTTAGAACAAACTTTTgtagataaaattaaattagcCAACGGAAAACTTAGGAGTTTAAATACACACAGAACAAAAAGAGCACTAATAAATGCACTTGGAACGGCTATTAAAATCATTGCAGGGAACCCAGATAATGATGATCTCGAAATCATACATAAAAGCTTAGGAGAATTGCAAACACAAGAAAACAAATTAGTCCGCAACCAAGTCCGACAAATTCAAATCAATTaactttttaaagacaaaatcaACAACATTACAGATGCACTTGGAAAAATCAgctccaaaatatcaaaagaataTAATTCAGTACAAGGCTTGAGATCAGATTTAGAATTCATTAACCTTATTTGGAATACAGATaaaattattcatattttagAGAACATCGAGGAACAGATAGAATTTTCTAGAATAGGCttgttaaacaaaaatattctttcagtagaagagaaaatgtacattttcgataaacttgtaaaccaaaaccttaaattgaattatttagacGAAATTTTTCAGTACAGCACAGCTAGTATCGGCATCAGCAAAGGACAAGCAGTTATACTCATCAAGACACCAATTCTAGACGAGAAGACGTACGACCTTTTGGAACTTCATACCTTGAAAATCAACGAAACACGAATCGACACTCATATCAACCTGGTTACTAAGCATGGCGATCTAATTTACTCCCAAACATCAAAATGCGACATATGCGAGGGTAACAACTTGGTGGAAGACGAATGTATCTACAAAATTTTAACCCATCAAACACCAACATGCCCGCTTGTAAAGACGAAACAAGCATTCCAAGTCAATGAAATTGTAAAAGGCGTTATCCTGATCGATACCTCCGAAAACACTGAAGTAAGAGACTCTTGTGGAAACTCGAAGATGGTACGGGATGCCACCATTGTAGAAACCGAAAACTGTACCATTAGAATTCGCAACCTTACATTCTCTGGAAGGCTTGACGTAGTTCAACAAGACGAGTATCTGGTTCCAATCTACAGCAAACCTCTACAAAACACATCTtactcaaaagatgacgaagaaAACTTTATGCTTCGGATCCTGAACCTAGAAGAACTCAGCGAGATTCAAATATCTCTAAACCATACACAAAAACGGGTAACATATGGAGGTGTCATCCTCCTCGcactaacttttttttgtttcttcactGCATTTTTCTACAGAAAAATACATGCGAGGGTGAGCAAAGAAAATCACACCAAGCTACCAGAACTTCTTACCCCCAAACATATAGGAGAAATAGACGGGACGGCTAAGACAAATGAAGATACGCCTAAGCACGGAAGCAATGGAGTCCACACCATGACGCCATTATCCGAGGTCCTTAAACATCAAACGAGGACGCTTGATACTTATGGGGGGAGACGTTATGAAAAGACGAGCCCAGCCGACCATGCCAACACGCCGCATCGATCGACCACAGCAACCGATGCGCCAGGGAATTGATGAGCCAGGAGAAACCAGCGTAGCAACAGCCAGGGTAACTACATCGAGACGACCAACGCCAACTTGCCCCAGCGATCGGACGCAACGATCGATGCACCGTAGAAATGATGAGCCAggaagaatccagcgtagcaacaaCCCAGGAAGGCAAAGTAGACACGACCAACGAGTACCAACGTGGAGGACCCATCGAACGATATTGGTTGTGCTGACTAGGTAGATTTAGTTAATAAAAGGTTTAGCGATAGGAATATCGAGTCAGTCTTAAGCGTGCGTTCTATTGTAATCGGTCTAAAacgtgaataaatattttttttataatactcgtaaccattcgagcattacttatatatatatatatatatatatatatatatatatatatatatatatatatatatatatatatatatatatatatatatatatatatatatatatatatatatatatatatatatatatatatatatatatatatatatatatatatacatacatgtatatatatatacatatatatatatatatatatatatatatatatatatatatatatatatatatatatatatatatatatatatatatatatatatatatatatatatatatatatatacatactgaaaaactgaaacaatcaaaaaaatgatttattcGACGatctttagtttttattttatttctccatgTTCTGTTAAATATTTTTAGTTAGCTTATAGTTTGTagtttttgcagaaaaaaatcggATTCCTAAAAAGTgagtgttttgaaacatttaatttgtaattatatttttgtgttttatttttcaggaACATTCTCTTTTGCtctcacagtgtatatttttttttttgtaggacaaaattactgtctacaactttgctgaagatattgTACCTATCAAATGAACCATTTtggcttcgattttttttttcatttttttggtaaactaacttttttgtttctcatttcttcatgatcggacagccatcaatgtttagcaaatcttttgtagttttaatgacaaaaaaaacagattttaaaaaatgagcttttgattttaaatttttctttcaactttgtttcctaaaaaaaaagtttgttcaatagtgtatatttttttgaaagacagaattattatctacaacttcgccgaagatgtcacaccgatcaaacaaaccgtttttgctctaaaaatatttcttacTTGCTGAAATAGCCTTTTTACATAGCTTCTCAACAATGattcgtgtttcaaaaaataaaccaatagcacaaaatggcagcttttacccatagaaacgtctatgcaatatttcagccaaatcaaaaatggtcgattaaattggtcgCACGTTTCTCGTAGAATTGCACTTATGTAAAGCGACAgacatttgtgaaaaaaaactaaCGCTTTTAAATTATTTGGCTTAGGGTGAACGGTGAATTTACGTAACtaaataggggggagggggttctgcaattttcttacgttaTCTTAcaaggggggggaggggggtgaattgattatcttacgtaagaaaaaaaatgttaaccCTGATCTGCACGAATCTGTACGACATGGGGGTTATATTTTGCGTCTAAGAAAAGTGTGGATGTTCATTCGAAGGCACTCCACGCTAAAAttcataaaagaaaaattacgGAAGGACAATTAACTCAAATTTAGGGCAGAAGAGGAGACGAAGTATTGTGCTTGTTTCAGGATGAGGAAACTGGAGCTCAAGACGTGGAGTGGAAATTGAtcttggtataatcgaaacgtcaccgTACTTATTTATAGGTCAgaatcgattatatatagactcgattatacatAGTCTCGATGatatatagactcgattatacatCATTTTAGGTTCGATTATTTATGGCAGgaattttttgctttattttaaatatgacttatctaaaGCTGGAATATTGTAAGAAAACGGccataaaatacgtaacgcttgagGAGAATTTTGGCTATTTGAttctttttttaagggggggatttgttagtagcttaagtatttatgataagtattagtaagtaatgagtatgtgtgtccaatcacaaatggtgacttctcaacactgaaCTGGCTATTTGATTCGATAAAGTGATAAAGTACCACCCATGCGAAAAATTCAGAGAATTTATACAAAAAGAGGGcttcgaaaatatttattttgtttccttGTTCTTTGTTTCTGTTCCCTAATTATTTCATAGAATGAAAAAACgtgtttatgaaaaaaatgttctaaaattattattatttatttcagtATCTATCCCAAGCATacagttgaaaaatgtttgcaaCAATTATCGCTCGTTATACGAGTTAGAGATACAGAAGAGTAAACCCCTTAAGAATACTTTGTCGAAAGAGCAGCAACGACGACGCAGTTTTCAAAGAATATGCTATCGACAGAAACGaagtttcataaaaattcaaaaatccggCAATTGAAAAAGAGTTTAAAGGCGAGTCAGGATAAGACAACTAGGGACAGCAAACTGCTTAAGACATTGAAATGCAATCCGATGTTACTCGAATCCATATAAAACTTTTCTATTCATAAAAATGCACGAAGATATCCTAGCATAAAATATACTGCTACTTGTCATCGTATAAATTCTGGATCAGCATATAGAAATTTCAGAGCAGCAGGTGTTTTATGCATGCCACATCCAAAATCTGTCACTAGATGGCAGCAATCCGTCAcacttgaacccggatttaatAGGCAAATCATACAAAGTATGTCTGTCATTGCGTCTGGACTCCAAGAACGAGACAAGCTGATTGTGTTACTTATTGATGGAATGGCTTTGAAACCGACAATAGGTTATCATGCAAAAAGCGACTACTTTTATGGTCTTCCGAACAACGGTGTATTCAATGTTTATGAAGACAATGACATTGCAAATTCAGCCAATGAGGCAATCACAATCATGGCCAAAGGAGTAGGCACAAAGTATAAACAAGTAAGTAATTTTTAGATATATTCGTTGTTCATAAAACATAACTGATCTTAAATAACAGTACACAGTATCTGGATTAAAGTAACTTGTTACTTTTCATGTGTTTTTCTGTGAAAAAATCGGAATTTACGGGAATTTTTTTACATGCTGCATAAAAAAACTAAATCTGTTAATATATCTGACACTGCGCGGTTGGTATTTTTTcctaataaattaaattttttaaggTCGTTTTCACAGTTCCCATTTcagttattatttatttattttactgctattttttaaatataatataaataaatcTATATGTAATGctctttttttaattatttcagaCCTTCGGATACTTCCTCGCAAATACAACCCTTACTTGTACACGACAACAAGAAATAATTGAAGAAGCTGTAAggactatgtttaaaatagggTTTATACCGGTTGGCGTAGTGATGGATCAGCATCCGACTAATGTCATGACAGCTAGGGCATTAGGTGTTACAGTAGATGAACCAATGTTTGATATAGATGGGCATCCtgtgttgttctttttcgacgCCCCGCACTTATTTAAGTCTTTAAGAAACAATTTATTCAACAAGAACGTTCTTTTCGAGAACGAAATAGTTTCCTTCCAACACATACGTGATTTATACAAAATAGATATTTCAAAAATGCCTCGATTGGTTCCAAAGCTCACTCAAAAAGCTGTCGAACTGCCTGCGTTTTCAAAGATGAATGTCAAATTAGCAACGCAAACCCTTGGTGGAACCACGGCTAAAGCTATCAAAACATACGTGGAATTGCAATGTTTGGAGAAAAAAGTGTTAGCAACTGCTTCATTTATAGAGCTTTTCGACCAACTCTTCGATGTTTTCAATTCTCGATTCAAGTTTTACTTGGCCAAGGTTTGTACATAAAAAACGTTCAATCTAATTTTGCAAAtggttgcaaatcatttttcgcAAGCTGGCAATTCTCTAAAAAAGCACagtgtataacaattttgtacgaTGAATCTAAAGTCCTAAAGTTGTCGTTCAGCTTACAAAGTTGTTTCAAACTGTGCTAGGTATGAGTCAAACTTGCGAAATGGAATGATCCCAAGTGATAATTCACAACCTTGAGTAAGGTTATGAGTAATAACTGATTATTGTAATCTTTTTCCATTGAAGCtattaattgtttttatttttattgtaaattCATGATATCCTCACTCATGAAAATCCTTTATAATATCAATGTTCAATCTTGGTgtttttatgtttaaaatgaaaaatacttTTGCATTAGATCAAAAACTGTATACAATAATTGTTTTATTCTCAGCCGTCACGTGCTGCAGTATCAGAAAATAGTGATCATTGggattttctgagcaaaatggaaaaaataatcaaaaatcttCAATTTGTGCCGAGCTTTTGTTTTGATGCAGCACAGGTAGCCGAATGCGCTG encodes:
- the LOC129719861 gene encoding uncharacterized protein LOC129719861, producing the protein MSVIASGLQERDKLIVLLIDGMALKPTIGYHAKSDYFYGLPNNGVFNVYEDNDIANSANEAITIMAKGVGTKYKQTFGYFLANTTLTCTRQQEIIEEAVRTMFKIGFIPVGVVMDQHPTNVMTARALGVTVDEPMFDIDGHPVLFFFDAPHLFKSLRNNLFNKNVLFENEIVSFQHIRDLYKIDISKMPRLVPKLTQKAVELPAFSKMNVKLATQTLGGTTAKAIKTYVELQCLEKKVLATASFIELFDQLFDVFNSRFKFYLAKVCT